TGAGCTGAGGGTGCCAGCGGGTCGCACCAGGAATTTGGGCTGCTGACACCCCCCTCGGAAACGGCCGGCGCTCATCGCGCCGTAGGAATTCTCCTGCATGCGAGGACCAAAACCGCCCGCCGGGGCACGTCCATTCGTCCTGGGGCACCGGGTGCACGGTAGGGTGGGGAACGCCGGTTGCCCCCCTCGCTTGAGCCCGCGCAAGGGGGCCTGCGCCTTAAAGCCGCTCGCCAAAGCCCTCGCCATTTAATGCTCGGCTCCCTTGACACCCTCCGGACTCGCTACGGCTTATGGGGGTATCGATCGGGAAAGAAACGTTGTTCTTTCCCTCCGGGGCATTTCCTCCCTCAAGCGCCGCCCGCCAGCAGGGCGGACGCGTCAACCTCGACGCCCGGTAACGCCTGCGGCGATACCATGCCTTCCCTGACGACGCTGGTTTCGTAGCGCCCGCCGACCAGCCTAAAGACGTGCAGGCCATTGCGCTTGAGGTCCACGACCCAATATTCCGGGAGCTTGGCGCCCTCATAGATCCGGGCTTTCTTAACCAGGTCGCGCCGGCGGGTGCTTTGGGCGACCTCCACCCCCACGAACACGTCGGCCGGTCGCACGTGATGCTCATCACTCAGGGCGCCAGGCCGGTAAAGCAACAGGTCCGGCTCGGGTTCGTCATGGTCAGGGATCGGCAACGGCGAATCCTGGCCGGTTCTGAACCGCCAAACTTCCTGACGAATGAAGTCGTGAAGCAATTCGTCCACGATCCGCTGGTGCCTGGGTCCGATCGGGGACATAGGAACGATGCGGCCCTCTAGCAGCTCCACCGAGCGCCGCTACTCTTCCAGGATCCCCTCCTCAACCAACCGGTGATACTCCTCAATGGTATAACGGCGCGTCGTGTCGAACGCGAATCGTCGGGATTGGAGATCGGTGACCATACCAGCATCCTTTGGCAAAAAGGTTATCACAGGGATCAAGCGGCTGCCGCCCTCTGTCGGCGGTGGGCCGGGCCGCATCGAATCGTCCTGGAAGTCCGGGCGTGCGGCAGGGTGAGGGAGCATGCGCTGCCCCTCCTTCGCTGTCGCAAGGTCGGCCTGCGGGTACGGGATGTGATGCAGGCGACGCCAACCCCGCCTATGAGGGCCGGCTTGCGCGCTTAGAGCTCGTCGGGGGCGATGCCAATAACCCCCTTTTTCCGGGTGCGATTAACCCCCAGACCTCAAATCGACGTGGTGCCTGCTGACTTACCCCCGGCTTCAAGCCGCTTTGTTTGGGAGGAAAAAGGGGCCGCCGACCTGGCAAGCTCATGCCCCTGGGGTCAGATGTCCGCCCGGAGTCGGCGGTGGGCCGGAAGGCGAGGTTACAAATTTCGGGCTCGCCTCGCGCAATGGCAAGCTTCGGGGTGGGGCAGGGGGCGGGCAATCCCCGAAAGGGCGATTACCTCGCTAGTGCCCTGGGTCGGGGTCATGGCGGCGGGCTATGCGCTGGGGGCGCTGCTCGGGCGGCCGGACCGCCGCCAATGGACGCTCGGGCTGGGGGTGGCGCTCACGCTGGCGTTCTTTGCGCTGCGCGCGCTCAACGGCTACGGCAACGGCGGCGCCGGCCTGCCCGCCCCCGTGCCGTCCACGGCGGGACCCTGGCGAGTCCAGCCCCGCCCGACGCTGACCGTCGCCGCCTTTTTCAACGCCCTGAAATACCCGCCCTCGCTGGATTACCTGCTGATGACGCTGGGCCCCGCCCTGATCCTGTTGACGTGGCTGGAGGGCGCGACGACAGGGCGCGGCTTCGGGCGGATCCTCCTTGCGTTCGGTCGCGTGCCCCTGTTTTACTACGTCCTGCACCTCTTTGTGATCCACGGCTTGGCCATCGTGGTGGGCTGGCTCTACCATCAACCCATCACTTGGCTTTGGCAGGGGCGCTTTATGACCCAAGATCCCCCGGCCGGTTACGGCCACGGCTTGGCCTTCATTTACCTGATGTGGTTACTTGCTTTAGGGCTGCTTTACTTCCCCTGCCGGTGGTATGCGGCGTTCAAGGGCGCGCATCCAAACTGGGGGTGGTTGAGTTACCTGTAGGTTTCGGCATTTTGGCCGGGCGAAGGGCCACGAGCGGTGGAACGGCGGGCGAAACCTCTGGCGTTGGACTGCACTTACAGCGGTTCCCGGTTGAATTGAAGCCACTCAGGATTGATAGTGCGGGTTACTTGCCGGTCCGCGACGGTTATTGTGGTTCATTTCAGAAGGCCTGACGCGTGGTTAGAGCAACGCCTCCATTTCTCTCATCGGCGGGGGAGGCCCGATTGAAGGGCGGCGTGCCCCTTGCGGCGCTTTTTGCGGGGGCCACAGCCGCTTACCGCCGCTCCCTGCTCTCGCAGCCGACCCGGCCCGCCGTTTTCACTGCTGGATGACGATTCGCACCGTCGGCGCCGGGCTGGACCACCTTGAATGCGGGGGAGGGGGTCGTTAGGTCCCCGGATCCGCTCTGGACGGCCCGGACCCGGGACAGGCATTGGCGCGGCCTTGCACCGCTTGGTGACTTCAAGCCGCTTGGTTTTGGGGAAAAGGTGCCGCTGGCCGCGAGGAAATGCGCAAAAATGCGTATTCCGTCTGGCGAAGTCTGTACGGTAAACAACGGTCGCGATGCCAGATTACCGAATTCTTTGCATCCACGGAATCGGACACACCGAGCAGACCCAGGATTGGAATCAACCGTGGATAGACGTTCTCAAGGATGCGTTTACTAATAGGTTGCACACCAAGGACCGATTGGAGTTC
The Verrucomicrobiota bacterium DNA segment above includes these coding regions:
- a CDS encoding Uma2 family endonuclease, translating into MSPIGPRHQRIVDELLHDFIRQEVWRFRTGQDSPLPIPDHDEPEPDLLLYRPGALSDEHHVRPADVFVGVEVAQSTRRRDLVKKARIYEGAKLPEYWVVDLKRNGLHVFRLVGGRYETSVVREGMVSPQALPGVEVDASALLAGGA